The genomic segment CCTCCtgtaagaaaatgttttcattcctgTTTCATACAGACATTTATTGAAGTTTCCTCCTACTCAAAGCTAAATCGCTCCGAAGCTGgagattttatttacatttgatggACGTTTCCTTTCAGGGGCCACCAGGAAAGGATGGGCTGCctggacaccctggacagagaggagaagttGTAAGTTTGCTTTTTGCCTCAGGACTGCCTCTGTCCTGTTGGTTAGTACGTAATGAGCTTTTTGTAGTTTTAGGACACcgacacacacaatcacagtaTAATAATATTGCTGATcatgtgacaaaataaatgcagattGTTCTCTGAAATTTAATCTTCTGACCTACTTAATGAAGTACCAGTGAGGTTATTTGTGAAGTTGATTCAATTGCTCCTGATGTGCAGGAAGAACAGCCGTGACCAGCCTTTGTGTTGCAGAAAGGAAAAGCTGATTCTTTCAATCAGATTTAGATTGTAGATCATCCGTTAATTGATTTGATCTCCTACAGGGTTTCCAAGGTAAGATGGGTCCTCCCGGGCCTCCTGGAGTTGTTGGACCTCAGGTAAGTCTTTTTGTCACAGTGCATGATGTTCTCATTACTGGATCAATAAATCACGGGTTTCCAGAACAATCCCAGTGTATGTTTCCTCATCCACTGTTGTCCACTttgcttcctctttcctctccatgTTCATCTGTCTGTACATCCTCACAGGGTCCATCAGGAGAGACCGGCCCCATGGGTGAGCGTGGCCACCCCGGACCTCCAGGTCCACCCGGAGAGCAGGGACTTCCTGGTCCCTCGGGGAAGGAAGGTACCAAGGGAGACCCTGGCCCCCCAGGAGGCCCTGGTAAAGATGGCCCACCAGGACTGAGAGGCTTCCCTGGAGAGAGAGGACTTCCTGGAACCCCTGTGAGTTCACGGAGCAGATACAGTACAGGAGGCTGACTGACTCATAGTTAACAGCAACAAACCGAGCTgaggtgaaatgtctttttattcCAGGGAGGTGGAGGACTGAAGGGAAGTGAAGGACCTGCTGGACCTCCTGGACCTGCTGTACGTTTTGAACTGCATCCTTTGTGTTTCCAGGTCCATCTTAAGAATTCAGTGTTCACCTGCTGTAACTGGGACCATCTTTATGATTTTGAACCTCTCTAGGGCTCTCCTGGTGAGAGGGGACCAGCTGGTACTGCTGGACCTGTTGGACCTCCTGGCAGACCAGGCCCTCAGGGGCCTCCTGGACCTGCTGGGGAGAAGGGAGTTCCTGTAAGTATTCTTTTGACTGCATATTTAAAAGTCCAAAGAAAAATgattaagttttaatttttatttggtACCTTGTCTCCTGTTCAGGGTGAGAAAGGCCCCATTGGCCCAGCAGGTCGTGATGGAGTGCAGGGTCCTGTGGGTCTGCCTGGCCCTGCCGGATCACCTGGAGTACCCGGAGAGGATGGAGACAAGGTTAGAAACTCTCAGTGACTCCTCAGTGTGGTTTCTGCTTCCATCCTGCTCTCATCAGGGCTGATGGTCATTCGTTTCACCACTTGGCTGTAACGTGatgtttcctttgtttcagGGTGAGGTCGGAGAGCCTGGTCAGAAGGGCGCcaagggaggaaaaggagagcaTGTGAGTGACAGTGACATGAATCAAGAGAAGAAATATTTCTGATGGACAtgggatgtttttctgtttatcttCTGGCCGAGCTTTTGTTGATTTgctgacttttgtttttgtttttttgtttttttgttggtagGGTCCTCCTGGTCCACCTGGGCCAATGGGTCCCGTCGGTCAACCTGGTCCTGCTGTAAGTCCAAacctttcctctgtttcttAGTTGGCTGACTTGGTCCTGATTGTACCCGTCAGAGCTGTCAGATTCAGTGAATATCACCAGTTGTCATGTTGTCACATCGGTTATTATCTCCAGGTCTTGAAgtgtgttttccttcctctgtggTGCAGGGCGCTGATGGAGAACTTGGACCGAGGGGCCAGCAGGGACCATTTGGAGCTAAAGGTGATGAAGGATCCAGAGGATTCCCAGGAGCCCCAGGACCCATCGGACTGCAGGTGGGAAGCTCACAGATATTTTAAGTGTCTCATAAACataaaagctgcagatgaagTCTAAACTAATGTTTGTCGTGCAGGGACTTCCAGGACCACCAGGTGAGAAGGGAGAGACGGGAGATGTTGGACCTCTGGTGAGTTTCTCAAAGCCCTGACCACTCTAACTCCTGATTCAGTGACTTCATCACAGTCTGTTCATAAATGACTgaccctttttatttttacagggTCCCCCGGGCCCCCCAGGACCCCGTGGCCCTGCCGGACCCAACGGTGCTGACGTGAGTGTTCAAGGCTCTTATGATACGAACTTCAACAATGTTTGttcaaaaaattcaaatgattaAACCATCTCCCTTTAATAATTTGAATGTGTGCTACAGGGTCCTCAAGGTCCTCCTGGTGGTTTGGGTAATCCTGGCCCTCTTGGAGAGAAGGTGCTGAGATATCAGAGAATATATTATTACCTAATTTATTTAATCAGTGATTTCTGCGTGAGCCTGATGGGCTGCAGAAACATAGACTGATTTCTTTTGTAGTAATAACTGAAATCATTGCTGTTCATCCCACAGGGAGAGCCCGGTGAGGCTGGACCACCTGGTATTGTAGGAGAGCCCGGAAAGAAGGTGAGTTTCTGACTCCAGCTGCTTGTGGACGGAGACTTCACAGACTCATCACTCCATGAGTGACTAccgttgtctgtctctgcctgtaGGGTCCTCGTGGTGAGCGCGGAGAAAAGGGAGAGGCTGGACAGCCTGGAACTGCTGGACCGGCTGGAGGGCGAGGACGACCTGGAGACGATGGGCCCAAAGGAAACCCTGTAAGAAACTcccactcacaaacacacacataatgacacagacacaacagtgacaacaaacacacgtgattttcttcctctcacctTCAGGGTCCTGTTGGTTTCCCCGGTGACCCCGGCCCCCCTGGTGAGGTTGGACCCAGAGTGAGTATCTGCATAAGAATCCATAATCCCATTAATTATGTGTTATAGAAAGTCTTTATAGATTTTAGATTTCAAACGGTAGAAATCATGTAGTCTGTGACTGCCAATAGGTCagttcagcttcttcttttttttgcattactGTACCAACCCTGATCTGCTTTACTTCAGGGTCAAGATGGCgccaaaggagagagaggagaagatggtgAAGCCGGAGAATCTGTAAGTCAACTCGTGGGTTTATGGAAGCTTTATGAAGTCTTTGCCTGAATCTTTCATGCCTCCTCCTGTTACAGGGCTCCCCTGGACCTCCTGGTGAGAACGGACCTCCCGGCCCCCCAGGAAAGAGGGTATGTTCACTCCTCACTTTAATGTCTATGTTCAGATGGCAGCTGCTGGATGTGTCGCCTCTTCAGCCTGTTGATGAAATCAGGAAACGTTttctcaaaaaagaaatgatatCTTTTGGATCATCAGTGTAACAAACAGAGACGCATTAAATGTTAATTTCCCCACTTTGTTTTCAGATATATTCCAGTGACCtttctttgacttttattttattaaatagtgAATTTTGAAAGTTACAGGACCGGAGGAATTAGGAGTAATTGTGTTTAAGTGCACTGTGATGTTATTTTGCAGGGTCCTGCTGGAACAAGAGGACCAGAGGGACGTCAGGGAGAGAAGGGAACCAAGGTGGGTCCACAGCTTTTTACGGCATTACTCAGCACCCCGCTGTTCTTAACTCACTTAATTcagaacacaaaatgaaacctcTGGATCAACATTTGCCTCAGTGAGTACATAAGCCTCCACATCTGCGGGGCTTTCAGCTCAGTCTTGTCTGgaagcttttctgtgtgtgcagtatCTGCGTCAGATTCAGATGGGCCGGGTTTATTTTGCTTTCTGGGAAACGATGAATATCTGAGGCTgcctgctgatgatgatgatgatgatcagtcatcacattttttttcttttgtgactCAACTCTGGTACATGGCTGACATTGATGTAATCATCTTTTACAGGGAGACCCAGGTGCTGTTGGCCCACCAGGAAAAACCGGCCCCGTCGGCCCCCAGGGGCCACCCGGAAAACCAGGAACAGAAGGTCTGAGAGGACTCCCAGGATCAGTGGTCAGTACAGTTTTGATTGGTAATGCAGCAAATAGGTAGAACACATACAGTGTACACGTGACACTAActagtgtgttgtgtgtgcttcAGGGTGAACAAGGATCtccaggacctgctggacagAAAGGACCACCTGGACCTCTGGTAGGATAACAGCACCTTAAAGGAAGTTGTTTCCTGAATCCTCCACACCTCCtcacctctctcttcctttaTACAGGGTCCTCCTGGTTTGCCCGGTTTGCGTGGAGACCCCGGTGCCAAGGGAGAGAAGGGACACCCAGGTCTTATCGGCCTTATTGGACCCCcaggagagcagggagagaaaggagaccGGGGTCTGCCTGGGCCTCAGGGATCCTCAGGACCCAAAGGAGAGACTGTAAGTCCGCCTCCTGTCAGAGACGAGCACTTCCTATAATGTTAGATGCTTCATCGTTTTGTGTGTCGTGGATTTACAGGGAATGGCTGGAGGTACTGGACCCATCGGTCCTGCTGGTCCTCCAGGTCTGCCGGTGAGTGCTCCTACTCCTCATCTCTTATTCTTCCATCCTATCAACATCCTGCTGTgtcttctgcttcctcttggCTGCTTtcacttcatgtttttgtgtttgctggtaAAAAGTTACACTGCAGGATGATCTAACTAAGCCTCGTATCTTTCCAGGGTCCTCAAGGTATCAAGGGAGCTAAAGGTGCCACAGTGAGTATACTTCAGACACGTGTGCCACAATATGAGAGGAATTACTCACCAAGTCAGACCAgactgattttaatttaatcctcttcctgttgtgtttagGGAGGAGCTGGTCCAAAGGGAGAAAAGGGTGTACAGGGACCTCCCGGACCTCCTGTAAGtcctttgtctgtctgtattttaaaaaaagagaacagcTGGCTCTTCCTGCTCTTTGATTTTCAGTTAACTCCTTAAACTGTGAACTTGCCTCCCAGGGCCCACCAGGTGAGGTCATTCAGCCCCTGCCCATCCAGAGGAGTCCCAAGTCCAAGCGCTCCATCGACGCCAGCCAGCTGATGCCCGAGGCGGACCCCGACATGCCAGCATCCGACGCTGCTGGCACCGAGTTCCTGATGGGCAGCGAGGGAATGGAGGAGATCTTCGGCTCTCTCGACTCTCTGCGACAGGAGATCGAGACCATGCGCTTCCCTCTGGGCACCCAGGACAGTCCTGCTCGCACCTGCCAGGACCTGCACCTCAGCCAGCCTGACCTCAAAGACGGTAACCCACCATCTGGTTTCAGACCGTCACTGAAGTCgtgcacatttcaaaatgtagacACCATTACACCAGGAGACGGTTTTCCAGctggctctgtctctctgtcccactCTACAGGAGAGTACTGGATCGACCCCAACCAGGGCTGTTCCAGAGACTCCTTCAAGGTCTTCTGCAATTTCACTAATGGAGCAGAGACGTGTCTGTATCCCAGCAAGAGCACCAACACGGTCAGTTCACCCAAACGACGACACTGTGAAATGTCTCACTACAAGTTTGGAAATATGATTTAGAGATGAcgcaaaaaacaaactcttcctCAGTTATGTCTGAGAAATGTACTTTATGGACTGCAGTGATATGAGTGATGTGTGATGCAGGTGAAGATGAGCTCCTGGGACCAAGAGACTCCAGGATCCTGGTACAGTCAGTTCTCCTCTGGCAGTAAGGTTAGTAACCCTGAGcgacacttttattttgagtgaAGTCTACATTTAAGTATGTTCTTCTCACCTTTCTGTTTCCTACATCACCGCGTCTGTCTCCTCCCAGTTCTCCTACGTGGACTCTAACGGCGAGCCCGTGGGCGTCGTCCAGCTGGGCTTCCTGCGTCTTTTGAGCGTCCAGGCTCGCCAGAACATCACCTACCACTGCCACCGCTCGGTGGCCTGGGCCGACAAAAGCGCCAAGAACAGCTACGACAGGGCGCTGCATCTGCAGGGCGCCAACAGCGAGGAGCTGAGCTACGAGACCAACCCGTACATCAAAGCCGTGGTCGACGGCTGCTCTGTGAGTTGGCGCACATCTCACAGTGTTTGAGTCTTTCTGAAAACAAACTCGTCAGTATTGAGCTCGTTCTGTGCTGGGAGACAAAACTCTGAGGCCAACAGACgttctgcttgtttttaatCCAACTGATCTTCCTTTGGTTTTAGCTGCAGCTTGATCTGTTCTAGATATTTTCTGATAAATATTTACACAgtggtccggtccggtccggcTCATGGCCCTTTGCTGTAcgtctcctctctgctgccttaatgaaggcaaaaaaaaaaaagccgtgAAATTCTCCTCtgctaaaaaataaagataatttaAGATGAACAGGAATATtttcacaaagacagagaagTGAACTGACTGATTTGTGACATCTTgttgtctgcctctctctgcagtATCGTAAGGGCTTCGACAGGACAGTCCTGGAGATCATCACACCACAGGTGGAGCACCTTCCTCTGCTGGACATCAAGGTGTCAGACTTTGGGGAGAGCAACCAGCAGTTTGGCTTTGAAGTAGGACCTGTCTGTTTCCAaggctaaaacacacacacagacgcacaccaTCCACAGAACAACACATGCagacgctcacacacacacacttatataaAACATACACGCCCAGTAATTTGTAAATTAACTTGTAAATGATAtgaattacacacacatacatacacacacacacacacacacactcatacagatGCTGTTTTGAGACAAACACGCACTCACACTTCAGTACGTGCCTGGGGAAAGCAACATCCTCCCAACAATTAATGGacgtcacaaaaaaaaagtaaagaggagagaaatttttttaaaaacttgtGAAGAGGAGACATCCACAAGAACGGAAGAGAAACACCAGGAGAGAGCGATGGTCGGGACCAAACAGTGTTTTCTGGGCCTGAAGCCCCCACCCCTGTCTCCGATCCCCCTCtcgctcctctctcctccccgcTGTCTCTCTATTTGTTTCCACTCATCTCACCTGCTCTacctcccccctcttcctcccaccgAAGGGTCACACTCAGACACGACTTCCATTTTTATCAGTCCCACGTTCTCGCTGCGAGCAGCCCGTTTGACGGTTCCTCAGTCTGTCGTTTTCCTTCAGTCATTCAGATAAAAAGTTGCTGAATTTCCTGATTCaacttttcatctgttttgcACTCGACAGCCAGAACTTCTCCCCGTGACGGGGAAACCTCGCCTCTGTCCGTCTGTTCTGCAGTGACCGTCAATCGTGTTGCTCGCACTGAACACCCAGAGTCGCCCTCAGCTCTTATCTGGTGACAtcaaaagaaaccaaagaaTTAAAGCCAGCAGTTCGGCCCCAGATTAAAAAGAAGGAACTGATCCAACCGTGTCAGCAGGCTGATTGTCCGACTGATCCGCCACATGAATCTTGTACTCCCTGTAACAACAGTCCAGATGAGTTGCCTCTGAGCGCAGCAGAAACTCTGAACTGTTGGTCTGCTAACGTTGGACCCAACCTGCTGCGAAGTGTCTACATCTAGATCAGTCGCTTTAAAAGCCATTTTTTCTCTAAACTGTGCTCAACTTGGTGAGGCTGTATTTGCATGTTGCTGGTGAGTCTTCCTTTGAGTCGGGGGTCGAGCTATCGGGGTCACTAACAGTCCAGTATTTCCTGAATCACTTCTGGTTGCTTTGATTGTTGTTTTCCATTCCACAGATCTTCAGCAGATCTTAGCCCTGTAAATCGGAttcagagccccccccccttcctttatttcctgcagcagtgAATAAAATAATGCTTTACTGAAAAAAACTGTGTGGCAAGGTGCTAATTCTACCAAAGTATAAAAGTTGTACTATTCACTTTGAGTCCTCCATTTCCTTTAGCCTCTTTTACATGAAGCTTTTTACTGGGGAAAATGTGCATTACACTCCATTTGTACAGAAATAGTGATATtctaatgtatttatttaaaacaaacagggagctttgagataaaaaaaaaacaggaacgACCAAATATTCCAGTCAAATGTGgtatatttcatttgtatttatttcctgtAGCTGACACCTGAAGGTGGATTAAACTCACTGCCAGCCTGAGTTATGGTGCTTCTGTTCACGCCCTGTCCAAACTCCTTTTGTACAACCAAAGAATCTGTGGCCATATTTTTATTGTAAGATCCCTTTTTTAGTGTTTTCATCGACTGTACTGTGCTGTTAAATTTTGCCTCCACTGTCATGATTAAATGGTGActctccagctctgtctgtctgacttgGCGTATGTTAGCTTCAGGCTCAGGCttccaaacaaaaatatattttacttcaTGCCGACACAATCCTCCGATTTTTTTTGAAAGTCCTCTGTGAGACCGCAGCGTGAAGGAGAAAGgctcagagagggagggggggcgaCCCTGCCAGCCATTAATGGGATTAATAAGATTATTATTTGTGGCTGTGGGGTGATTTCCTACTTGGGTTCTGGATTTATTTGggttttatatttgtttgtttgttcgtttttgtttttttaatatcgTGGGGAAACAGGGAGGGATGTCtaaacctaaaaataaaaagatctgTCCTTGAGAGAACAACCtcaacttttgtttgtttttactatgTTGGAGACAAATATttcaagataaataaatatggtgctgaaaagagaaaaaagtattattttaaaatgtgtgtaagtaatttttttaaattcctgttTCTGTAAtatataatctttttaaaaagagcTGCTTgactcttgtttttcttccaaacTCTCATCTGTAGTTCTTTACTTTGTACAGCCAgttcagctgtttatttttattggtcCATGTTTCGTTATGCTTTCTGATGTCTTTCCATCTTTCcataaaattgttttattaatgtgGATTTGTGAATAATTTTAGCATTAGCATGCAGTTAGCGAGCTCACTTCCACTTCACTTCAGAGTAAAGCAGAGGAAGTTACTTTGAGTTTGAAATTATCTTTAACACTCCTGTTcattggaaaaaagaaaatgtttgtttcaaaaacacGAAGCAGCATCCCGACCTACAGCTCACTGCCtaacacaaactgctcagttaTTTTGGAGAGGACGGAAAAATCACGACATCTAAATTCTGGGcttcatattaaaatgaaactcGCTTTAGACCTTTGTTTATAGAATTATAATAATCAGAGGTATTTAATGGCATTCCCACTGTACAGCACATGATCACATACAGATCTGTGGAACATCCACAGTAACAATCAaacactttttcactttgatgAACAAATTCATTGAAAGGACTCGCCTGCTGTTGGCCACCATCAGTCGGACGGGGGTTTGATTTAGCCAATGAAGAGTCCTCCTGACgaggaaagacacaaaaatatattagaGTTCACTTTAAAATGTGAGATGACCATTGTGTGTCACTTTAAATCAACATCTCACTTTTTCTGGTCAAATCCACGGATACACACAGCTGTTAGAGACTTGAATCAGACCTTACCTGTCACTTCGATGCTGCAGCCTGTGATGTACCGAGAATCATCTGAGGCGAGAAAGGCACACACGTCTGCCACCTCTGCAGAACGAGCACAAGGACGGGTCAACAGCGTGAAGACGTCACGGACACCAAGCAGGTACAGAACACAGAGTAAAGGCTGTTCATTTCAGTTCCTTTGGTCATTTCGACATCATTCCTTTAGTAAAGCCAACACAGTATTTAGTCTTATCTGACCTGCTGGCTCGCCCATCCGTCCCATCGGCACCAAGGATTTCATCTGAAACACATCAAACTTATTTCAGGAGGATTCAGTGTAGAAACGAGGAGTCCCAAAGACCAAAGTCGTCTTTGGTGCATGTTGAACTTCCTTTCAAGGCTTTCTCttatcaaaaataaacacatctaAATCTAAACGGTCCCTTCGGCTGACAGACGCCACGTGCTGTACCTTGGTAATAACCTTCTCTGGGACTTTGTCCGTCATCGGGGTCGATATGAATCCTGGCAGCACGCAGTTACAGCGAATCTCAAAcctggagagaggagaaggagtctCCATCAGCTCCAGGTGTCTCTGTGTTCGATGGGCTGATCTGGATCTTCTCACCTGCTCAGCTCTTTGGCGGCGGTTCTGGTTAATCCCTCCACTCCGGCTTTAGAGGCGGCGTAGTTAGCCTGTCCGATGTTTCCCAcctacaaacagacacagacatgaaaaGGCACTGCAGCTACTCATGTTAACAACAAATCCGACGCCAGATCCTCAAACTTGTGGCTTTCAAACTAACTTTATATTCCATTGTGTCTCTTAAGTTTCTTAttctttgttaatgttttggTCTGAACTCTGGAGAGAAAATACACAACCACCAAACTGAAAGTTCAACTTTCAGCTGTTCCACTTTTACTGGTGAAAAAGTGACCAAGTGTCAGCCACCTGTTGTTATATCACCTTTCCCACGATGCTGCCCACAGTAACGATGGACCCTTTGGGTGCTCCACAGGCCACCAGAGCCTGAGCAACCGCCTGTGTCACCAAGAACGAACCCTGAGAGAGACATGAACCAGTTCAGTCTGTCTCTCAATACACAGACACTCTGTATTTCTGTGGAGAGTTCATCTCTACACTGATGAGACTTTTAGATCAGTAACCAAGAAGTTTGTTTCTGACTAAATTAACTGGACAAAAAGTTTGCGCTTTGCTTTGTTTGGCTTGTAGGTTTTGTGTTAAGTTGTGTTTTTAGGAGAAGCTTCACTGCAGCTTGTTCTCATCCAGGATTTCACAGCAGGAGGTTCAgatttaaaagttaaatatcATCAGGACACGAGGAAAGATAGGAAAACTTGGTCCTCTGGAGAGATTTGTTCTCAAATCGCTCCAATAAAAATGAAGGTGttgaacacaaagagaaagaatgagatgAACTGCTGTTGATCAGGTGAATCAG from the Echeneis naucrates chromosome 11, fEcheNa1.1, whole genome shotgun sequence genome contains:
- the col11a2 gene encoding collagen alpha-2(XI) chain isoform X7 produces the protein MKGACSTRPTNYRSTMDIGACPFRKKRRPWRLDFSSLALVAATLAVCQTTAVRADPVDVLRALQVPSLPEGVKKVPGFCTSRRSSSPDHAYRITKKAQISAPTKQLFSGRFPENFSIMALVKAQAGLQAFLLSIYSEQGIQQLGVELGRSPVFLYEDQNGKPAPEDYPLFKGVNLADGKWHRIAFSVSKKNVTLLLDCKKKMTRTLPRGNNAEIDTNGITVFGARLLDDEVFQGDIQQLLIASNPQAAYDFCEHYSPDCDSPLPKTQAQDPNTYAAVRGQKGEKGEPAVLEPGMLIEGPPGPEGPAGPTGPAGPSGPPGSVGDPGERGPPGRPGLAGADGVPGPPGTSVMLPFRFGQSGGDKGPVVSAQEAQAAAILSQARMALKGPPGPMGFTGRPGPLGSPGSPGLKGESGDPGSQGPRGPQGLMGPPGKAGRRGRAGADGARGMPGEPGVKGDRGFDGLPGLPGDKGHRGDTGTMGPPGPQGEDGERGDDGDVGPRGLPGEPGPRGLLGPKGPPGISGPPGVRGNDGPQGPKGNLGPQGEPGPPGQQGTPGTQGMPGPQGAIGPPGEKGPTGKPGLPGMPGADGPPGHPGKEGPAGTKGNQGPSGPQGAIGYPGPRGIKGAQGIRGLKGHKGEKGEDGFPGIKGDFGVKGERGEIGVPGPRGEDGPEGPKGRVGPPGEIGPLGLVGEKGKLGVPGLPGYPGRQGPKGSNGFPGFPGSNGEKGTRGLSGKAGPRGQRGPTGPRGQRGPRGATGKPGAKGTSGSDGPPGPPGERGLPGPQGANGFPGPKGPPGPPGKDGLPGHPGQRGEVGFQGKMGPPGPPGVVGPQGPSGETGPMGERGHPGPPGPPGEQGLPGPSGKEGTKGDPGPPGGPGKDGPPGLRGFPGERGLPGTPGGGGLKGSEGPAGPPGPAGSPGERGPAGTAGPVGPPGRPGPQGPPGPAGEKGVPGEKGPIGPAGRDGVQGPVGLPGPAGSPGVPGEDGDKGEVGEPGQKGAKGGKGEHGPPGPPGPMGPVGQPGPAGADGELGPRGQQGPFGAKGDEGSRGFPGAPGPIGLQGLPGPPGEKGETGDVGPLGPPGPPGPRGPAGPNGADGPQGPPGGLGNPGPLGEKGEPGEAGPPGIVGEPGKKGPRGERGEKGEAGQPGTAGPAGGRGRPGDDGPKGNPGPVGFPGDPGPPGEVGPRGQDGAKGERGEDGEAGESGSPGPPGENGPPGPPGKRGPAGTRGPEGRQGEKGTKGDPGAVGPPGKTGPVGPQGPPGKPGTEGLRGLPGSVGEQGSPGPAGQKGPPGPLGPPGLPGLRGDPGAKGEKGHPGLIGLIGPPGEQGEKGDRGLPGPQGSSGPKGETGMAGGTGPIGPAGPPGLPGPQGIKGAKGATGGAGPKGEKGVQGPPGPPGPPGEVIQPLPIQRSPKSKRSIDASQLMPEADPDMPASDAAGTEFLMGSEGMEEIFGSLDSLRQEIETMRFPLGTQDSPARTCQDLHLSQPDLKDGEYWIDPNQGCSRDSFKVFCNFTNGAETCLYPSKSTNTVKMSSWDQETPGSWYSQFSSGSKFSYVDSNGEPVGVVQLGFLRLLSVQARQNITYHCHRSVAWADKSAKNSYDRALHLQGANSEELSYETNPYIKAVVDGCSYRKGFDRTVLEIITPQVEHLPLLDIKVSDFGESNQQFGFEVGPVCFQG
- the hsd17b8 gene encoding (3R)-3-hydroxyacyl-CoA dehydrogenase isoform X1 translates to MAAARLISRLALITGGGSGIGRAVCHRFASEGASVVVADISEESANETLRSLQSDLRGQSHMAAKVDVSSKESITQLVTSIQTHYFQPPSVCVNAAGITQDDFLLNMTEEQFDRVVQVNLKGSFLVTQAVAQALVACGAPKGSIVTVGSIVGKVGNIGQANYAASKAGVEGLTRTAAKELSRFEIRCNCVLPGFISTPMTDKVPEKVITKMKSLVPMGRMGEPAEVADVCAFLASDDSRYITGCSIEVTGGLFIG